A DNA window from Sediminitomix flava contains the following coding sequences:
- a CDS encoding DEAD/DEAH box helicase produces the protein MNTFDDFKIKKQLRYALTDLGLEQPTPIQEASYSTILGGADFVGIAQTGTGKTIAYLLPMLQELKYSDQPNPRVLILAPTRELVIQIVEQIEKLTEYIDVRVVGVYGGSNNMNRQKQAVAEGVDIIVGTPRRLYDLALTNVLRLKSIKKLIIDEADVMLDFGYKTQLRQIFEYLPEKRQNVLFSATMTTYVDSLIDDFLVNPVRKTIAVSGTPVETIQQEVYEVPNFNTKANLLNYLLEDREKHHKVLIFVGSKVIADKLAETLNFLSEISVIHSSKEQNHRIKSIEKFEDGTSRILIATDVIARGIDIENISTVISFDTPFYPENYIHRIGRTGRAQQEGRSILFFNEKERELKDAIEALMNYEIPLQEFPEQVEVSFQLIPEEKEKPKDFDDEPSPHKKIDLEAGAAFHEKKPKNNREKQEKKSYKQKLQERYKKPIKRGDKIQNMKKRKNKKRW, from the coding sequence ATGAATACATTCGATGACTTTAAGATTAAAAAACAATTACGATATGCTCTGACAGATTTAGGTCTAGAGCAACCAACACCAATCCAAGAAGCTTCTTACTCAACGATTCTTGGAGGCGCTGATTTTGTAGGGATTGCCCAAACAGGTACGGGTAAAACCATTGCTTATTTGCTTCCGATGTTACAGGAATTGAAATACTCTGATCAACCCAATCCGAGAGTATTGATTTTAGCACCTACGCGAGAGTTGGTTATCCAGATTGTAGAGCAAATCGAGAAACTAACCGAATATATTGACGTTCGTGTTGTTGGAGTTTATGGAGGTAGTAATAATATGAACAGACAGAAGCAAGCCGTTGCTGAAGGTGTTGATATTATAGTGGGTACGCCAAGACGATTGTATGATCTTGCACTTACGAATGTATTACGATTGAAGTCTATCAAGAAGCTGATTATTGATGAAGCCGATGTGATGCTTGACTTTGGTTACAAAACTCAACTCAGACAAATTTTTGAATACTTGCCAGAAAAACGTCAGAACGTTCTTTTCTCGGCAACGATGACTACTTATGTAGATAGCTTAATCGATGATTTTCTAGTAAATCCTGTCCGAAAAACAATAGCTGTAAGCGGTACGCCAGTAGAAACGATTCAGCAAGAAGTATATGAAGTTCCGAACTTTAATACAAAAGCGAATCTTCTGAACTACTTGTTAGAAGACAGAGAAAAACATCATAAGGTTCTAATTTTTGTAGGGAGCAAAGTTATTGCAGATAAACTTGCTGAAACCTTGAATTTCCTTTCAGAGATTTCAGTGATTCACTCTAGTAAGGAACAGAACCACCGTATCAAATCTATCGAGAAGTTTGAGGATGGAACGAGCAGAATTCTGATTGCAACAGATGTAATTGCTCGTGGTATTGATATCGAGAATATCAGTACAGTAATCAGTTTTGACACACCTTTCTACCCAGAAAACTATATCCACAGAATCGGACGTACAGGTAGAGCACAGCAAGAAGGACGTTCAATTCTTTTCTTCAATGAAAAAGAACGAGAACTGAAGGATGCGATTGAGGCTTTGATGAATTATGAAATTCCGTTACAAGAATTTCCAGAGCAGGTGGAGGTTTCATTCCAATTGATTCCTGAAGAAAAGGAAAAACCGAAAGATTTTGACGACGAGCCGTCTCCACACAAGAAAATTGATTTAGAAGCGGGAGCAGCTTTCCACGAGAAGAAACCAAAGAATAATCGTGAGAAGCAAGAGAAGAAAAGTTATAAACAGAAACTTCAAGAACGCTACAAAAAGCCAATTAAACGTGGTGACAAGATTCAGAATATGAAGAAACGTAAGAATAAAAAAAGGTGGTAA
- a CDS encoding outer membrane beta-barrel family protein gives MNKLFTTLLFCFLGQFIFAQGRITGKVVDASENAAIEFVSVALYTSNDSSLVTGAITKSDGSFSFSKLKTGNYYLTAQFMGFETKQLNELKIQKGETLELGNISMIPNEKLLDEVEVSGKKVTAMHKIDRQVFESDNFQSSQGGSAVDVLKNLPSVTVNANGEISARGANGFVVLINGKPVQGDPSIILGQLPANAIKNVELVTAPSAKYDPEGKGGLINIVTSKEAMEGTFAQINTRIGLPSIEDYDNKEAAQRYGADFTFNQKKGKWDISLGASYQRSDKSGRREGDVWTINEEGIKTSFPSDGERSFDEENYSGRFTLGFEPTKNDNFNLSFFGGKRNKERRADIEYYNNVKTNAAGDIVREPYQYYNENLRIRTGDFALGSFDYSHKFGNESRISTSFLYEYTMLGGPTTNLNLDGDGYTNVVQDQFNDNTNPLHGMRFQLDYQLKPLPIGQIEMGYQFRHLDHKGDFEYKERNLETGEFETVPEYTSTVNLERILHSGYAQLSGKKGQWTYGAGLRLEHMDRKLELADEAETRNETLYEDYLKLFPSANLQYAASDNFKIKGAYSKRVQRTTTFKMNPFREREHSETLEQGDAELLPEFIDLVELGVVKNIGDHTLSATAYYRHVQNLVNRVNRVYNDSILDRIYSNVGVANAYGLELSADVNPTRWWNVYAGVNMYQYKIDGEYDNDPINSSTMVYSINANTTFDLSPTLSVQWAINYISDRITAQGEDSRFYSPNLTVKKSFMNNRLTATFQWLNMDLGLLNTNEQRISTWREGEFYTTTNYVYEVDMLMLNISYTLNSNNKNKGKFIKSIFGAQEF, from the coding sequence ATGAACAAATTATTCACTACCCTATTATTCTGTTTTTTAGGACAGTTTATTTTTGCTCAGGGAAGAATTACAGGTAAAGTAGTAGATGCAAGTGAGAATGCTGCCATTGAATTTGTTTCGGTAGCACTTTATACATCAAACGATAGCAGTTTGGTTACAGGAGCGATCACAAAAAGTGATGGAAGCTTTAGCTTTTCGAAATTAAAAACTGGAAACTATTACTTGACCGCTCAATTTATGGGCTTCGAGACTAAACAACTAAACGAACTGAAAATCCAAAAAGGAGAAACCTTAGAGCTTGGAAATATCAGCATGATTCCAAATGAAAAATTATTGGATGAAGTTGAGGTTAGTGGAAAGAAAGTAACTGCCATGCACAAAATTGACCGACAGGTTTTCGAGTCGGATAATTTTCAATCAAGCCAAGGAGGTAGTGCTGTTGATGTGTTGAAAAACCTTCCTTCGGTCACTGTAAATGCAAATGGTGAGATTTCAGCACGTGGAGCCAATGGCTTTGTTGTTTTGATCAATGGAAAGCCCGTTCAAGGCGATCCGAGTATAATCTTAGGGCAATTACCAGCTAACGCAATTAAAAACGTTGAACTAGTGACTGCTCCATCTGCAAAATATGACCCAGAAGGAAAGGGTGGATTAATCAATATCGTCACTTCTAAAGAAGCAATGGAAGGTACTTTTGCTCAAATCAACACAAGAATTGGTTTGCCAAGTATTGAAGATTATGACAATAAAGAAGCTGCTCAACGTTATGGTGCCGACTTTACTTTCAACCAAAAGAAAGGAAAATGGGACATTTCATTGGGAGCTAGCTACCAACGTAGCGATAAATCAGGACGTAGAGAAGGTGATGTTTGGACGATCAATGAAGAAGGTATTAAAACATCATTCCCTTCAGATGGTGAGCGTAGTTTTGATGAAGAAAACTACTCAGGTCGTTTCACTTTAGGTTTTGAACCAACTAAAAATGATAATTTCAATTTATCTTTCTTTGGTGGAAAAAGAAATAAAGAACGTAGAGCAGACATTGAATATTACAATAATGTCAAAACCAATGCTGCTGGTGATATCGTAAGAGAACCATACCAATATTATAACGAAAACCTTCGTATCCGTACAGGTGATTTTGCTTTGGGTTCTTTTGACTACAGTCACAAATTTGGTAATGAATCAAGGATATCAACATCATTTCTGTATGAATACACAATGCTAGGTGGCCCTACTACCAACCTAAACTTAGATGGTGATGGTTACACAAATGTTGTTCAAGATCAGTTCAATGATAACACAAATCCGTTACATGGGATGCGCTTCCAGTTGGATTATCAATTGAAACCATTACCAATTGGTCAGATTGAAATGGGATATCAGTTCAGACACTTAGACCATAAAGGAGATTTCGAATACAAAGAGAGAAACCTAGAAACAGGAGAGTTCGAAACTGTACCAGAATATACAAGTACAGTAAATCTAGAGAGAATTCTTCACTCAGGTTATGCACAACTTTCGGGTAAAAAAGGACAGTGGACCTACGGTGCAGGACTGAGGTTAGAGCATATGGATCGTAAACTTGAGCTTGCTGATGAGGCCGAAACAAGAAACGAAACCCTTTATGAAGATTACTTGAAGCTTTTCCCATCTGCAAATTTACAATATGCTGCTAGCGATAACTTTAAGATCAAAGGAGCATACAGTAAAAGGGTACAACGTACGACTACTTTTAAAATGAATCCTTTCCGTGAAAGAGAACATTCTGAAACATTAGAACAAGGTGATGCAGAGCTTTTACCTGAGTTTATTGACTTGGTAGAATTGGGTGTTGTGAAAAATATAGGTGATCACACGCTTTCTGCAACAGCTTATTACCGTCATGTTCAAAACTTAGTCAACCGTGTAAATCGAGTATATAATGACTCTATTCTTGACCGTATCTATTCAAATGTTGGAGTTGCTAATGCTTACGGACTTGAACTAAGTGCAGATGTTAATCCTACTCGATGGTGGAATGTGTATGCTGGTGTAAACATGTATCAGTATAAAATTGATGGAGAATATGACAACGATCCTATCAACTCTTCAACGATGGTTTATTCAATCAATGCAAATACAACATTTGACCTTAGCCCTACGCTAAGTGTACAATGGGCTATTAACTATATCTCTGATCGTATTACTGCACAAGGTGAAGATTCTAGGTTCTATTCACCTAATTTGACGGTGAAAAAGAGCTTCATGAATAATCGACTGACAGCTACCTTCCAGTGGCTGAATATGGATTTAGGATTGCTAAATACAAACGAGCAACGTATTTCTACGTGGAGAGAGGGAGAGTTCTACACCACTACAAATTATGTTTATGAAGTAGACATGCTAATGCTAAACATTAGTTACACCCTAAATAGTAATAACAAGAACAAAGGGAAATTCATTAAGAGTATCTTCGGTGCTCAAGAATTCTAA
- a CDS encoding polysaccharide deacetylase family protein: protein MRISLFFIFILLIGCTSHNLQNVENSKTEKPIISFTFDDGSIRDMPGYTLKEWNEQILTTLDKHKIKAVLFPAGSFLKGEKGEYILSSWNDDGHKIGNHTYNHPYYHSDKISLNDFKQELIKNDSIVKKYSNFIPLFRFPYLKEGNTIEKRDGFREFLSAQNYKMGYVTVDASDWYVNSKLLKTLKQDSTADVSGYKDFYVQHLLDRANYYDSLATKLTDRKVKHNLLLHHNLTSALFLDTLITSFKKNGWEVISAHEAFEDSIYNRLPNNLPAGESLIWALAKESGKYEKELRYPAEDSRYEKAKMEELGL from the coding sequence ATGCGTATTTCTTTATTTTTTATCTTCATTTTATTAATCGGCTGTACTTCTCATAATCTTCAGAACGTAGAAAATTCTAAAACTGAAAAGCCTATCATCTCTTTCACTTTTGATGATGGATCTATTCGGGATATGCCAGGATACACATTGAAAGAATGGAATGAACAAATCCTAACAACACTAGACAAACACAAGATTAAGGCTGTACTTTTCCCTGCGGGTTCTTTTCTGAAAGGTGAAAAAGGTGAATACATTTTGTCTTCGTGGAATGATGATGGACATAAAATTGGAAATCACACCTACAATCATCCATACTACCACAGTGATAAAATCTCACTAAATGATTTCAAGCAAGAGCTTATCAAGAATGACTCTATTGTCAAAAAGTACTCGAATTTCATACCGCTATTTCGCTTTCCATATCTCAAAGAGGGAAATACAATTGAAAAAAGAGATGGTTTTAGAGAATTCCTTTCTGCTCAGAATTATAAAATGGGCTATGTAACAGTAGATGCTTCAGATTGGTATGTAAATAGTAAACTGTTGAAAACGCTAAAACAAGATTCGACAGCTGATGTCAGTGGATACAAAGACTTTTATGTGCAACATCTACTTGATAGAGCTAATTACTACGATTCGCTAGCGACAAAATTGACTGACCGAAAAGTAAAACACAATCTCCTACTCCATCATAACCTCACATCCGCACTTTTCTTAGACACACTGATTACAAGTTTTAAGAAGAATGGTTGGGAAGTGATCAGTGCTCACGAAGCCTTTGAAGATTCGATCTATAATCGTTTACCAAATAACCTTCCCGCAGGAGAAAGTCTGATTTGGGCATTAGCAAAAGAATCAGGAAAATATGAAAAAGAACTAAGGTATCCTGCTGAAGATAGCCGTTATGAGAAAGCTAAAATGGAAGAATTGGGACTTTAA